The Proteus terrae subsp. cibarius genome contains the following window.
ATCTTCCATTACGCGTTATTAGTTGATGGTCAGCCAGTTTCTTCATTAACGTTAACAATACATGATAAATTAGCGCGTTTTGATGATATTGGGACAGATATTGCCTATCAAGGTAATGGCTATGCGACACATTTAATTAAGCATGTTTTAGAGTTTTGCCGCGAACAAGGCGTTGAACGTTGCTTCTTAGATGCATCAGCAGATGGTTTAGCGCTATACCGTAAATTTGGCTTTAAATCGCTCTTTAACTATCTCAGCTTTATTAAAGAATAAAAGCAATTGTATGAATAGGCTCATCGTGTTTCTTGAGCCTATTTTTTAAATATTAATAAAGGCCAAGCCTTTTTTCAGCGTCTTGTTTATCCTTATCACTAATTAGTCTTATCACACGACAAGGATTGCCAACGGCAACACAATTAGCGGGAATAGATTTTGTTACTATACTACCCGCACCAATAACGCAGTTATCCCCAATAGTTACACCTGGTAAAATAATACATCCTGCGCCTAACCATACCGAATTGCCGATAGTAATAGGTAATGCATATTCAAGTTCACTACTGCGTATTTCAGGATCAATCGGATGAGTTGCAGTTAAAATGCTGACATTGGGCGCACACATCACATTGTGTCCAATTTTCACAGATGCACAATCTAATATCGTTAAATTAAAATTAGCGTAAAACGCTTCACCAATTTCAATTAATTGGCCATAGTCACAATGAAATGGTGGCTCAATAGTAAAATTGTTGCCTGTTTTTCCTAACAGCTGTTTTAAATATGCCTTTCTCTTTTCAACGTCAGAAGGACGCGTCATATTAAAATCATAAATAATTTCACGCGCTTTTACTCTAAGAGGCTCTAAACTATCATCTTTACTGGCATGATAAAGATTGCCTGATACCATTTTTTCGTATTCTGTCATTGTAATACTCCGAAATTGAAATAAAACAGTTTAGGTAAACATCAATATTTATTTCCTTATTCTAACGTTAATTAACTTAAATTAGCGGTGTTTTTTAAGTCCATTAAGTGCGGCTTGATGAAATTGAGCATTTAAATTAGCGGTTAAGCTTTGTGAAATAGCAGTCATTTCTGGCCCTGCTAAAGTAGGTGAACCTGTACCAAAAGGAGGACGAGGATCATACTCAATTGCTAATTCAACTAATTGAGCAAAAGGGGTACCTAACAGTTGTTCTAATACTAATAATGAAGCGTCGAATGAACCAGTTGCTGGCCCTGAGGTATAAATATTGCCATCAACAACAACCTCACTTCCCTCTACTGCGATGGCCCCCATATCCGGTAACATCGGAACGACATTGGAATTACTGGTTGCTCTCTTACCTTTTAATAATCCAGCAGCACCCAAAACTAAAGAGCCATAACATGTACCAATGACATAACGAGTTTTATTACCCATTTTGGCAAAGAATGCCAATGTCTGTTCATCCTCAACAATCTCTGGTGGCACCATTCCAACCACTAATACATCAAGATCGTCTGGGCACTCCTCAAAAGTCATAGTTGGCATTGTCGGCCAGCCAATATAGCCTTCAACTAACTCTTTCTTTTTCCAAATAAAATAAATTTCTGCACTTGCAATAGTAAATACTGATTGAGCACCATTAATATCCATAGGCATAAAGCCAGGACAAACAAAGATACCAACTTTAAGAGGTTTGACTTGTTGCTCACGCCCTTCTTCAACAAGCTTAATGATTGAAGGCATATTCTTTCCATACAGCATTTCATTATGACTCATTTGATTTTCCTATTTTGTACTGATTAGTAAAATAATGACATTTGTTTTATACTGAGTAAATATATTTCTTACTAAATGGTACAAAATGCAAAAGAAAGGTCGCCCTCGCCGTTATGATAGTGATGCTGCACTTGAAAAAATAATGGCATTATTTTGGCGTAAAGGATTTACAGCAACATCTATGGATGACTTAGTCATTGAAA
Protein-coding sequences here:
- a CDS encoding sugar O-acetyltransferase → MTEYEKMVSGNLYHASKDDSLEPLRVKAREIIYDFNMTRPSDVEKRKAYLKQLLGKTGNNFTIEPPFHCDYGQLIEIGEAFYANFNLTILDCASVKIGHNVMCAPNVSILTATHPIDPEIRSSELEYALPITIGNSVWLGAGCIILPGVTIGDNCVIGAGSIVTKSIPANCVAVGNPCRVIRLISDKDKQDAEKRLGLY
- a CDS encoding DJ-1/PfpI family protein, giving the protein MSHNEMLYGKNMPSIIKLVEEGREQQVKPLKVGIFVCPGFMPMDINGAQSVFTIASAEIYFIWKKKELVEGYIGWPTMPTMTFEECPDDLDVLVVGMVPPEIVEDEQTLAFFAKMGNKTRYVIGTCYGSLVLGAAGLLKGKRATSNSNVVPMLPDMGAIAVEGSEVVVDGNIYTSGPATGSFDASLLVLEQLLGTPFAQLVELAIEYDPRPPFGTGSPTLAGPEMTAISQSLTANLNAQFHQAALNGLKKHR